CGAAAGACATGGCAGAACAAGTTTTAGAAATGATGCAGCCCAGAAAGTGCAAATACTGCGAATCCCAAAATGTCGTGAAGTGGAGTAAGACTAAAGGCAGGCAGCAAAGGTTGCTTTGTCGGCAATGCGGGCATACCTTCATAGACAATAGTTCGATTCAGGGGATGAAAACACCTCAAGAGCAGGTAGCCTCGGCGATGAACATGTATTACGAAGGCATGAGCCTGAACGCTATACGAAGGCAATTGCAGCAGGACCATGACAATTGCCCCTCAGACTCGACAGTCTACGAATGGATAACTCGGTTCACCAAGAAAGCTGTCGAGGATGCCAAGGGATACAAGCCCACTGTCGGGGATGTTTGGGTTGCTGATGAAACAGTCTTGAGGATAGAGGGTAAGAATTATTGGTATTGGGACATCATTGATTTTAGAACCAGATACCTTCTTGGTTCTCATATGTCACTCACTCGGAGAACCGGCGATGCTCGGATTCTGGTTGAGCGGGCGGCAGAGAAAGCTGGCAAGGCGCCAAAGGTTATTGTCACTGACAGGTTGGCTTCATACATAGACGTGATCGAATTGGCTTTTGGCAACCAGGCAAAGCACATCAAGGCTAAGACACTAACCTCAGAACCCGCAAAGCAACTCATTGAGAGATTCCACGGCACGTTAAAGGAGAGAAACAAAGTTGTGCGGGGTATGAAGAATCTAGACAAGGCTTATTTAATGCTCGAAGGGTGGCTAGTCTATTACAACTATCTCAGACCTCATGAATACCTCAAAGGTAAAACACCCGCAGAAAAAGCGGGGATCAATTTCCCTTATCACAACTGGGCGGACATCGTAAAGCCAAAAGTGGTGATTCAGGTAAATAAAGGTGTCAACGGAAACCGAGCAGAACCGATGAACTTACACCATACAGCCTATTGACAACACACGTAATATGGGGTGAATGTGTCCAACTAACCGTTATGGAAAGGAGTCCAATGCGACCCTTCGAATTCGATGTGATTGTGATCGGAGCAGGCCCCGGCGGATCGGCGGCTGCCAAAAGATGTGCTCAGAATGGGCTGAGAGTACTGCTGCTGGAAAAACATAAACTGCCCCGCCACAAAGTGTGCGCTGGATGGATAATGGGTAGCTTTTCTAAGAAGATCGTGGCCCGAGAGTTTGGTG
The genomic region above belongs to Dehalococcoidia bacterium and contains:
- a CDS encoding DDE-type integrase/transposase/recombinase, with amino-acid sequence MDFGEAKDMAEQVLEMMQPRKCKYCESQNVVKWSKTKGRQQRLLCRQCGHTFIDNSSIQGMKTPQEQVASAMNMYYEGMSLNAIRRQLQQDHDNCPSDSTVYEWITRFTKKAVEDAKGYKPTVGDVWVADETVLRIEGKNYWYWDIIDFRTRYLLGSHMSLTRRTGDARILVERAAEKAGKAPKVIVTDRLASYIDVIELAFGNQAKHIKAKTLTSEPAKQLIERFHGTLKERNKVVRGMKNLDKAYLMLEGWLVYYNYLRPHEYLKGKTPAEKAGINFPYHNWADIVKPKVVIQVNKGVNGNRAEPMNLHHTAY